In bacterium, one genomic interval encodes:
- a CDS encoding UDP-N-acetylmuramoyl-L-alanyl-D-glutamate--2,6-diaminopimelate ligase: MQLSQLAHGFKVVGPDVEVKGITYNSKKVKPGDLFVALKGRNTDGHLFIEEALKNGAVALMVQEDRDYPAPYIYVENTRKYLGIISAKFYGNPSQRLKTIGITGTNGKTTTTFMIRDMLEAQGEKTGLLGTILYCIGENCVEAGRTTPESSDIQDFMHKALKEGAKYFVMEVSSAGIEEYRIEGTHFHVGCFTNFSREHMEYHGTMENYLKAKLKLFEVYKPEHSVINADDPYASYFLKASKKPLTFGINENASLKAEIVNCSLNGSYVNLYGLINEKDIFIPLPGVFNVYNFLCAASVLYILNKAQNLKELALNIKPVPGRLQRVDNKCGIYVFIDYAHTPEAMRNLLENVKQYKKGKIITVFGAGGDRDPGKRPLFGKIAEELSDIQIVTSDNPRSEPPEKIIEDILKGMKSNKAKVIPDRREAIYNAIKLAERGDIILIIGKGHENYQEIKGVKYPFSDYEVASEALKEKGCLQ; the protein is encoded by the coding sequence ATGCAACTGTCGCAACTTGCTCACGGTTTTAAGGTGGTAGGACCCGACGTAGAAGTAAAAGGTATTACTTACAATTCCAAGAAAGTAAAACCAGGTGATCTGTTTGTTGCCCTAAAGGGGAGAAACACCGATGGGCATTTGTTCATTGAGGAAGCATTAAAAAATGGTGCCGTCGCACTTATGGTCCAAGAGGATAGAGATTACCCCGCACCGTACATTTATGTGGAGAATACCAGAAAATACCTTGGAATTATTTCAGCAAAATTTTATGGTAATCCTTCCCAAAGACTGAAAACCATAGGCATTACTGGAACAAATGGGAAAACGACAACAACCTTTATGATAAGAGACATGCTGGAAGCTCAGGGCGAAAAAACCGGCCTACTGGGGACCATTCTATATTGCATAGGAGAAAACTGTGTCGAAGCTGGAAGGACAACGCCAGAGTCTTCAGACATTCAAGATTTTATGCATAAAGCACTAAAAGAAGGAGCAAAATATTTTGTAATGGAAGTTTCCTCAGCAGGAATTGAAGAGTATAGAATAGAGGGAACCCATTTTCATGTGGGGTGTTTTACGAACTTTTCCAGAGAACACATGGAGTATCATGGCACAATGGAAAACTATTTGAAAGCGAAGCTAAAACTTTTTGAAGTTTACAAACCAGAACACTCAGTGATTAATGCCGATGACCCTTACGCCTCATATTTCTTAAAAGCTTCCAAAAAACCGTTAACCTTCGGAATAAATGAAAATGCCTCCTTGAAAGCAGAAATAGTAAATTGCAGTCTCAATGGCTCTTATGTGAACCTCTACGGATTAATAAATGAAAAGGATATCTTTATTCCATTACCAGGAGTCTTCAACGTTTATAACTTTCTTTGCGCCGCCTCCGTTTTATATATCCTTAACAAAGCTCAAAATTTAAAGGAGCTGGCACTAAATATAAAGCCTGTTCCGGGCAGGCTTCAAAGGGTTGATAACAAATGCGGAATTTACGTGTTTATTGACTATGCCCACACGCCCGAAGCAATGAGAAATCTTCTTGAAAATGTGAAACAATACAAAAAAGGGAAAATTATAACTGTTTTTGGAGCTGGCGGTGATAGAGACCCCGGTAAACGCCCTCTATTTGGAAAGATTGCCGAGGAACTATCCGACATACAAATTGTCACTTCTGATAATCCGCGCTCTGAACCACCCGAAAAAATAATAGAAGACATCTTGAAAGGGATGAAGAGCAACAAGGCAAAAGTAATACCTGACCGAAGAGAGGCAATATATAATGCAATCAAACTTGCTGAAAGGGGTGACATCATTCTCATAATTGGAAAGGGGCACGAAAACTATCAAGAGATTAAAGGGGTAAAATATCCCTTTTCTGATTACGAGGTTGCATCAGAGGCTTTAAAGGAGAAGGGATGTTTACAGTAA
- a CDS encoding UDP-N-acetylglucosamine--N-acetylmuramyl-(pentapeptide) pyrophosphoryl-undecaprenol N-acetylglucosamine transferase — protein MKKFNILIATGGTGGHIFPALSCGEFFEKNGKSVIYILSGSKIGKIEKPYAIYMKSYHFDKNPIQFTKALLFLKFNTIKSLFILRRNKPCIILATGSYAVVPIILASVLLRIPFYLMEQNVIPGLVNKIFSRLAKATFVAFEKTREHLKGKVIVAGLPLRENAKKKYSKEEARKLLNLPKDKVTILVIGGSLGARGMVEKIIPAIKKFNEYLFIIQTGARNFDYINTKIQNLDLKNCIVLPFIEEMGLYYSAADIVISRAGASSCMEIAYHEKPSILIPYPYSRDRHQYYNAGELEKTGKAIVVEEQEIQEKLENYLKDISWIAGEKLTKGLLVENSEELIYKEIFKDAVC, from the coding sequence ATGAAAAAATTTAACATTTTAATTGCCACAGGAGGAACAGGGGGACACATTTTTCCAGCTCTTAGCTGTGGTGAATTTTTTGAAAAAAATGGAAAAAGTGTGATCTACATATTATCCGGAAGCAAAATAGGAAAAATAGAAAAACCTTATGCGATTTACATGAAATCCTATCACTTTGACAAAAACCCGATACAATTCACAAAAGCTTTGCTGTTTCTTAAGTTCAACACTATTAAAAGCCTTTTTATTCTTAGAAGGAATAAACCTTGCATAATTCTTGCAACGGGCAGTTATGCAGTGGTGCCCATTATATTGGCATCTGTGCTTTTAAGGATACCCTTCTACTTAATGGAACAAAACGTCATTCCAGGTCTGGTGAATAAAATCTTTTCAAGACTTGCAAAGGCTACCTTCGTAGCCTTTGAGAAAACAAGAGAACATCTAAAAGGAAAGGTTATCGTTGCAGGCCTTCCTCTCCGGGAAAATGCAAAGAAAAAATACTCAAAAGAAGAGGCAAGAAAGCTTTTAAACTTGCCTAAGGATAAAGTAACCATCCTTGTAATCGGTGGGAGTCTCGGTGCTCGGGGAATGGTCGAAAAAATCATTCCCGCTATAAAAAAGTTTAACGAATACCTCTTTATAATCCAAACCGGCGCAAGAAATTTTGATTACATAAATACCAAGATACAGAATTTAGACCTTAAAAACTGCATAGTATTGCCCTTCATCGAAGAAATGGGTTTATACTATTCAGCAGCAGACATAGTAATATCGAGAGCGGGTGCAAGTTCTTGTATGGAAATAGCTTATCACGAAAAGCCATCAATTCTAATACCATACCCATACTCACGAGACAGGCATCAGTACTACAATGCAGGCGAACTTGAAAAAACAGGAAAGGCTATCGTGGTAGAAGAGCAAGAGATTCAGGAAAAGCTTGAAAATTACCTTAAAGACATAAGCTGGATTGCTGGGGAAAAACTCACTAAAGGACTGCTGGTAGAAAATAGTGAAGAGTTAATATACAAGGAGATATTTAAAGATGCAGTTTGCTAA
- the murF gene encoding UDP-N-acetylmuramoyl-tripeptide--D-alanyl-D-alanine ligase has protein sequence MFTVREIAYFTGGRAKNVDLDIFVKEVSIDSRLIKPDSAFFCIKGEKFDGVDFAGDAISKGAVVVIAPFSSNIPPNLPVILVDDTVLALARLAKEKLNRMKTKVIGVTGSVGKTTTKELIYATLSTRYKVFKSRKSYNNHIGLPLTILEAPIHTDFLILEYGTNHPGEIKYLTSVARPHYPIITKIGTAHIEFFGNKENIAREKGTLFKEMDYSGYAFFNASTDCLDIIKSMIPYTAGKITFGLDVGDVKPEKYEVGEFSSTFVYKGKEFFFPLPGRGMLENVLGALALGEHLKVPLEDIQEVLKNFKGEKMRMERKSIKGITIINDAYNSNPDSLSELLKTFKEDGKRLIFVLGDMLELGDRAEEEHRKIGKIFKELGHKILITVGNLAKLISEEARKEGVTEVYHFDKKEEAVSFLKNYLKPDDWLILKASRGLAFEEIANKLEEIL, from the coding sequence ATGTTTACAGTAAGAGAAATTGCTTATTTCACAGGAGGAAGGGCAAAAAATGTAGACCTTGATATTTTTGTGAAAGAAGTTTCCATAGATTCAAGACTGATAAAGCCTGATTCTGCCTTCTTTTGCATAAAAGGTGAAAAGTTTGATGGAGTAGATTTTGCAGGAGACGCCATTTCCAAGGGCGCAGTGGTGGTCATAGCCCCGTTTTCTTCCAATATTCCGCCTAATCTACCAGTAATTCTTGTTGACGATACAGTGCTTGCGCTGGCAAGACTCGCAAAGGAAAAACTTAATAGAATGAAGACCAAGGTCATAGGCGTCACCGGCTCAGTAGGAAAAACTACAACCAAGGAATTGATTTACGCAACTCTTTCAACTCGCTACAAAGTCTTTAAATCAAGAAAAAGTTATAACAACCACATTGGTTTGCCCTTAACCATTTTAGAGGCTCCAATACATACAGACTTTTTGATATTAGAATACGGTACCAACCATCCGGGAGAGATAAAGTACCTTACATCTGTAGCCAGGCCACATTACCCTATAATAACTAAAATCGGAACTGCACACATAGAATTCTTCGGTAATAAAGAAAACATAGCACGTGAAAAAGGAACTTTATTCAAAGAAATGGATTATAGTGGTTATGCCTTCTTCAACGCCTCCACCGACTGCCTTGATATTATCAAATCAATGATACCCTATACTGCTGGAAAGATAACCTTTGGACTGGATGTGGGGGATGTGAAACCCGAAAAATATGAAGTTGGAGAGTTTAGCAGCACTTTTGTCTACAAAGGTAAGGAGTTCTTCTTCCCTTTACCCGGTAGAGGAATGTTGGAAAATGTATTGGGTGCTTTGGCATTAGGAGAACACCTTAAAGTACCACTTGAAGATATTCAAGAAGTCTTGAAAAACTTTAAGGGCGAGAAGATGAGGATGGAAAGAAAGAGCATAAAGGGTATTACCATAATTAATGATGCCTACAATTCAAACCCGGATTCCCTCAGTGAACTCCTAAAAACCTTCAAGGAAGACGGTAAGAGGCTAATCTTTGTTCTGGGAGATATGTTAGAACTGGGAGACAGAGCTGAAGAAGAACATAGGAAAATTGGCAAAATTTTCAAAGAATTAGGCCACAAAATTCTAATAACGGTAGGAAATTTAGCAAAGCTCATTTCCGAAGAGGCAAGGAAGGAGGGTGTTACCGAAGTTTACCACTTTGATAAAAAAGAAGAAGCAGTAAGCTTTCTTAAAAATTATTTAAAACCAGACGATTGGCTGATCTTAAAGGCCTCAAGGGGGTTAGCCTTTGAGGAAATTGCAAACAAATTGGAGGAAATTTTATGA
- the murB gene encoding UDP-N-acetylmuramate dehydrogenase, whose product MKIREQEPLRNHSYIRIGGPARFFVQVKSVEEILKAMNIAREMSLPYYIIGSGSNILFPDEGYYGIIIKMTNLSEITISGNKATMKAGIQIPVLVKKLQRAGLSGMEQLSEIPGTIGGAIAGNAGAFGREIGELFVEGVVLTPDGHFEKVSQKELNFNYRKSDLKKFGILVEATLKFAPSSPEKIELAMKEFKKKRRETQPVGELTLGSVFKNPEGVSAGYLLDKAGLKGYSVGGAKFSEKHANFIVNFNGATSKDVIGLIDIGHKRVKEMFNIELEREIIVLNPLDNFARGN is encoded by the coding sequence ATGAAGATAAGAGAACAAGAACCACTCAGAAATCATAGTTATATAAGAATTGGAGGGCCTGCTCGCTTCTTTGTACAAGTTAAGTCCGTTGAAGAAATCTTAAAGGCAATGAACATAGCCAGGGAAATGAGCTTACCTTACTATATTATTGGAAGTGGAAGCAACATACTATTTCCAGACGAAGGATATTATGGCATCATAATAAAAATGACAAATTTGAGTGAAATAACAATAAGCGGCAACAAAGCAACGATGAAAGCCGGAATTCAAATACCCGTTCTCGTAAAGAAACTTCAAAGGGCCGGACTTTCGGGTATGGAGCAGTTAAGCGAAATTCCGGGTACGATCGGGGGAGCGATCGCAGGAAACGCAGGTGCTTTTGGTAGAGAAATAGGAGAACTTTTTGTAGAAGGGGTAGTTTTGACTCCCGACGGGCATTTTGAAAAGGTAAGCCAAAAGGAGCTAAATTTTAACTATAGGAAGAGCGATTTAAAAAAATTCGGCATATTAGTAGAAGCTACTTTAAAATTTGCCCCTTCATCTCCAGAGAAAATCGAACTGGCTATGAAGGAATTTAAGAAAAAGAGGAGAGAAACTCAGCCCGTAGGGGAACTAACTTTGGGGTCTGTATTCAAAAATCCTGAAGGTGTAAGTGCCGGCTATCTTCTCGACAAAGCTGGGCTCAAAGGATACTCTGTTGGGGGAGCAAAGTTTTCAGAAAAGCACGCAAACTTTATCGTAAACTTTAACGGAGCAACCAGTAAGGACGTCATAGGGCTTATAGACATTGGCCATAAAAGGGTTAAGGAGATGTTCAACATAGAATTGGAGAGAGAGATAATTGTTTTAAATCCCTTAGATAACTTTGCAAGGGGGAATTAA
- a CDS encoding FtsW/RodA/SpoVE family cell cycle protein: MYFNTGSEKSPRKIDFLLIVSTIVLVIFGMLMVYSATIYRHELYGISKVRSLSKEIIRIVVGIGAFFIASKLDPKLYKKQIKLVMYLNTTLLGILFLIGLKNYGAIRWIRLGIMNFQPSELAKLITVFYVASELSQEKSALKNPLKLLKILILPFVNIILIALQPNLSSAIILGLITITMLFFAGVKLMFLLVPAITSIILSALLILAFPSNFRHVQKRLETFASGEKHYQVKQALIAVAQGGPFGKGIGKGTQKYLYLPMAENDFIFAIIAEELGLTGVILIIMGYIAITFRGIRVASRHFEANFYYSLLAAGITFMIFFPSAIHIGVNLGLIPPTGQTLPLISLGGSSLMVTLFGIGTLEYISEKVEEYEKI; encoded by the coding sequence ATGTATTTCAATACTGGGTCAGAAAAATCGCCGAGGAAAATTGATTTTTTACTCATTGTAAGTACAATTGTTCTCGTTATTTTTGGAATGTTGATGGTGTATTCTGCAACGATATATCGTCATGAACTTTATGGTATTTCAAAGGTTCGTTCGTTATCTAAGGAAATTATAAGAATAGTGGTCGGAATTGGGGCTTTCTTTATAGCCTCAAAATTAGACCCTAAATTATACAAAAAACAAATAAAACTGGTGATGTACTTAAACACAACCCTTCTTGGTATTCTTTTCCTAATTGGGCTTAAAAATTATGGCGCTATAAGATGGATAAGATTAGGGATAATGAACTTCCAGCCTTCTGAACTGGCAAAACTTATAACAGTTTTTTACGTTGCCAGTGAACTTTCTCAAGAAAAATCGGCGCTGAAAAACCCTTTAAAACTTCTGAAAATTCTGATACTACCTTTTGTAAATATCATTCTTATAGCCCTTCAACCCAACCTCTCTTCAGCAATAATTCTTGGATTGATCACGATCACCATGCTTTTCTTTGCAGGGGTAAAATTAATGTTTTTACTTGTACCCGCTATCACGTCAATAATCCTTTCTGCGTTACTTATATTAGCCTTCCCAAGTAACTTCAGACACGTTCAAAAAAGATTAGAAACTTTCGCGAGCGGAGAAAAGCACTACCAGGTTAAACAAGCCCTAATAGCAGTAGCACAAGGAGGACCTTTCGGAAAGGGAATAGGTAAAGGAACACAAAAATACCTATATCTGCCCATGGCAGAAAACGATTTTATCTTTGCAATCATAGCAGAAGAATTAGGTCTTACAGGAGTTATATTAATTATCATGGGCTACATAGCTATCACTTTCCGAGGAATTCGTGTGGCTTCAAGACACTTTGAGGCAAACTTCTATTACTCCCTTTTAGCGGCTGGGATAACTTTTATGATCTTTTTTCCTTCCGCAATACATATTGGAGTGAACCTCGGGCTTATACCACCCACTGGGCAAACACTCCCCCTCATCAGCCTCGGAGGTAGTTCCTTAATGGTCACACTTTTTGGAATTGGCACTCTCGAATACATTTCAGAAAAGGTTGAAGAATATGAAAAAATTTAA
- the murC gene encoding UDP-N-acetylmuramate--L-alanine ligase, which translates to MQFAKKFKKIHFVGIGGSGMSGIAEVLHNLGFKVTGSDLAQNEVTKHLEEIGIKINYGHSPENINDADLLVISTAIKDDNVEVIAAKEKGIPVIRRALMLAELTRIKYTIAVSGAHGKTTTTSMIGTLLQVAGLDPTIIVGGIIRGLKSGAKLGQSDFLVVEADESDMSFLNLFPTIAVVTNIDEEHLDCYENLENIKKAFVEFANKVPFYGTVCANIDDHNTLEILPFVERNKITYGFASNADLNARNIQVFNDHIRFSAYFKKNKIGDVTLNIPGVHNVKNALAAFAVGVELGIKENEIIEGIEGFKGVARRFELKGNINGIKIVDDYGHHPKEIIETLKTAREFHDGRIIAVFQPHRYSRTYYLHDSFGKAFFDADIVIVTEIYPAGEKPIEGVTAKLIYDSLKKYGHKGAIYMPEFTEIIEYLKKELKPGDLLITIGAGNVYKIGEAILQSL; encoded by the coding sequence ATGCAGTTTGCTAAAAAATTTAAGAAAATCCATTTTGTTGGAATTGGCGGTTCAGGTATGAGTGGGATTGCCGAGGTTCTTCATAATCTTGGTTTCAAAGTAACCGGTTCTGATCTCGCGCAAAATGAAGTCACCAAACACCTTGAAGAAATTGGAATTAAAATAAATTACGGACACAGTCCCGAAAATATTAATGATGCTGACCTGCTCGTGATTTCAACTGCGATAAAGGATGATAATGTAGAAGTGATAGCAGCCAAGGAAAAAGGGATACCAGTTATTAGAAGAGCTTTGATGTTAGCAGAATTGACGCGAATAAAATATACGATAGCAGTTTCTGGTGCCCATGGGAAAACCACTACAACATCTATGATAGGGACGCTCCTGCAGGTAGCAGGTCTTGACCCAACTATAATTGTCGGTGGCATTATAAGGGGCCTAAAATCGGGAGCCAAACTCGGCCAATCCGACTTTCTCGTAGTCGAAGCAGATGAAAGCGACATGTCCTTTCTAAACCTTTTCCCAACCATCGCCGTAGTAACCAATATTGACGAAGAACACTTAGATTGCTATGAAAACCTTGAGAACATAAAGAAGGCATTTGTTGAATTTGCCAACAAGGTTCCATTTTACGGAACAGTTTGTGCCAATATAGACGATCACAACACCTTAGAAATCCTGCCCTTTGTCGAAAGAAACAAAATCACTTACGGATTTGCATCAAATGCAGACTTGAACGCAAGAAATATTCAGGTTTTTAACGATCATATCCGTTTTTCGGCTTATTTCAAAAAAAATAAGATCGGAGATGTAACCTTGAACATTCCAGGTGTACACAATGTTAAAAACGCCCTTGCCGCCTTTGCAGTAGGAGTTGAGCTCGGAATAAAAGAAAACGAAATAATTGAAGGAATAGAAGGATTTAAAGGCGTGGCAAGGAGATTTGAACTAAAGGGAAACATAAACGGGATAAAAATAGTGGACGACTACGGCCACCATCCCAAAGAAATAATTGAAACCCTCAAAACAGCAAGAGAATTTCATGATGGAAGGATTATTGCAGTTTTTCAACCACACAGGTACTCCAGAACCTACTATTTACATGACAGTTTTGGTAAAGCCTTTTTCGATGCGGATATAGTAATCGTTACAGAAATTTACCCTGCAGGAGAAAAACCCATAGAAGGTGTAACAGCAAAGCTTATTTACGACTCCCTAAAAAAATATGGGCACAAAGGCGCCATATACATGCCAGAATTTACAGAGATTATTGAATACCTTAAAAAAGAACTGAAGCCAGGAGACCTCTTAATAACCATAGGCGCAGGAAATGTGTACAAAATAGGCGAAGCGATACTTCAATCACTATGA
- the mraY gene encoding phospho-N-acetylmuramoyl-pentapeptide-transferase, producing MIYEWLYPLRGSVKLFNLLRYITFRAGLSLTFSLILTLLLIPIYLKLTKYRERISEYVPLTHKRKEGTPSAGGIVFVSVTIISTILFSKFNTPFPMVALIATFFMFIIGLFDDLKKLKGTKKGGLTKWEKLFLQFLLAAFIVIAINMFYPPEIAKRTQFLFFKNINLYLGNLYIIFIILVILGFTNAVNLTDGLDGLAAGSAIPPLTVILLLAYFQGNKILSTYLHLFYIPGIEELTILAASIIGSLIGFLWYNSYPAQIFMGDTGSQTIGGIIAVSSVLLKQEILIIIAGGLFVIEALSVLIQVIYFRATRGKRIFKKAPYHHHFEELGMHEAKITVRFWIISLIFSLIALGMVKIK from the coding sequence ATGATCTATGAATGGTTATACCCGCTGAGAGGGAGTGTAAAACTTTTTAACCTTTTAAGATATATAACATTCAGGGCAGGGCTTTCTCTCACCTTTTCACTGATTTTGACCCTCTTACTTATTCCCATTTATCTAAAATTGACCAAATACAGAGAGCGGATCTCCGAATATGTTCCTTTGACACACAAAAGAAAAGAGGGCACTCCATCAGCAGGAGGCATCGTTTTCGTGAGTGTAACAATAATTTCCACAATTCTATTTAGTAAGTTTAATACACCCTTTCCCATGGTGGCGCTGATCGCAACCTTTTTCATGTTTATTATAGGCCTTTTTGATGATTTAAAAAAGCTGAAAGGAACAAAAAAGGGCGGTCTTACTAAGTGGGAAAAATTGTTCTTACAATTTTTGCTTGCTGCCTTTATTGTAATTGCCATCAACATGTTTTATCCACCTGAAATAGCAAAAAGGACCCAATTCTTGTTTTTCAAAAATATTAACCTATATCTTGGAAATCTTTACATAATTTTTATTATCTTGGTGATTCTTGGGTTTACGAATGCAGTTAATTTGACCGATGGACTTGACGGGTTAGCAGCAGGAAGTGCGATTCCCCCTTTAACGGTAATTCTTCTCCTCGCCTATTTTCAGGGTAACAAAATTCTTTCAACCTATCTTCACCTTTTCTATATCCCTGGCATTGAAGAATTAACCATACTTGCAGCTTCAATTATTGGCTCTCTGATAGGATTCCTTTGGTACAACTCTTACCCAGCCCAAATTTTTATGGGAGACACTGGCTCGCAAACCATAGGGGGGATTATCGCCGTCAGTTCTGTACTTTTGAAACAGGAGATATTGATAATTATTGCGGGTGGGCTATTCGTAATTGAGGCACTTTCCGTCTTAATACAGGTAATTTACTTCCGAGCAACCCGAGGAAAAAGGATTTTCAAAAAGGCCCCTTACCACCACCATTTTGAGGAATTGGGTATGCATGAAGCTAAAATCACGGTACGATTTTGGATAATTTCATTAATTTTCTCGCTTATAGCCTTAGGAATGGTAAAGATAAAATGA
- the murD gene encoding UDP-N-acetylmuramoyl-L-alanine--D-glutamate ligase, producing the protein MDNFINFLAYSLRNGKDKMKEKINIEKFEGKKISILGCGKSGVEAALALLKCGARVFVSDIAEIKEEYKNILIENNIKFEEKGHTEKILNSDLIVVSPGVKPNIRMLQKARENRIEILSELEVGYQLTSGKYIAITGTNGKSTVTELTFSLIKDFDNQVYLAGNIGDPLSMYAFKHGTFVLEVSSFQLNMIKEFKPDMATILNIEQDHMDWHADFEDYVKSKSRIFENQDEKDLLILNYDDPVVRPLKNQASSKVMFVSLGEKVSEGAYFEKESGWVILREQDRETYLFHANDLKIKGLHNVFNAAVSSLLALRHGIPIDVIREKLKKFKGLPHRIEFVLEKNGVKFYDDSKGTNPHAVEWALKGFKEPVILIMGGEDKDLDFKPLINTVKSHCKHIIAIGKAKPKVVATFSPFVPVSEASDMKEAVEKSFKLAEPGDIVLLSPGCASFDMFKNYKERGDVFQYWVRKIAEEN; encoded by the coding sequence TTGGATAATTTCATTAATTTTCTCGCTTATAGCCTTAGGAATGGTAAAGATAAAATGAAAGAGAAAATCAATATAGAAAAATTCGAAGGGAAAAAGATTTCAATACTTGGCTGTGGAAAAAGTGGTGTTGAAGCTGCACTGGCACTTTTAAAATGCGGTGCAAGGGTTTTTGTTTCCGATATTGCCGAAATTAAAGAAGAATACAAAAACATTTTGATTGAAAACAACATAAAATTTGAAGAGAAAGGACATACCGAAAAGATCCTCAACTCGGACCTCATCGTGGTAAGCCCTGGTGTTAAACCGAACATCCGTATGCTGCAAAAAGCAAGAGAAAACAGGATTGAAATACTCAGCGAGCTTGAAGTTGGTTACCAGCTTACCAGTGGAAAGTATATTGCTATAACTGGTACTAACGGAAAAAGCACAGTGACAGAACTTACTTTCTCGTTAATAAAAGATTTTGACAACCAAGTATACCTTGCAGGCAATATCGGGGATCCATTGAGCATGTATGCCTTCAAGCACGGAACCTTTGTACTGGAGGTATCAAGTTTTCAGCTCAACATGATTAAAGAATTTAAACCTGATATGGCTACAATTCTTAATATAGAGCAAGACCACATGGATTGGCATGCGGATTTTGAAGATTACGTAAAATCAAAATCTCGCATCTTTGAGAACCAGGACGAAAAGGATCTTCTAATTCTCAACTACGACGACCCTGTAGTTCGACCTTTAAAAAACCAAGCCAGCTCAAAGGTTATGTTTGTAAGTCTCGGCGAAAAGGTGTCAGAAGGTGCTTATTTTGAGAAAGAAAGTGGGTGGGTTATTTTAAGAGAGCAGGATAGGGAAACTTATCTATTCCATGCAAATGATTTAAAAATCAAGGGTTTACACAACGTATTTAACGCAGCTGTATCATCACTTTTAGCATTACGCCATGGTATTCCAATCGATGTGATCAGAGAAAAACTCAAAAAATTCAAAGGACTACCCCATAGGATAGAGTTTGTTTTAGAAAAAAATGGCGTAAAATTTTATGACGATTCAAAAGGTACAAACCCCCATGCGGTTGAGTGGGCATTAAAGGGATTTAAAGAACCGGTTATCCTAATTATGGGCGGAGAAGACAAAGATTTAGACTTTAAACCTTTAATCAACACTGTAAAATCTCACTGCAAACACATAATAGCTATTGGAAAAGCAAAGCCAAAGGTCGTTGCCACATTCTCTCCATTTGTGCCTGTCAGCGAGGCCTCAGACATGAAAGAAGCTGTAGAGAAGAGTTTCAAGCTTGCTGAACCGGGTGACATTGTTCTTCTCTCCCCTGGATGTGCAAGTTTTGACATGTTTAAAAATTACAAGGAGCGTGGCGATGTATTTCAATACTGGGTCAGAAAAATCGCCGAGGAAAATTGA